Proteins encoded within one genomic window of Vairimorpha necatrix chromosome 3, complete sequence:
- a CDS encoding putative SP-containing protein: MICILIYIHFCWSSTIEYIDCSVPDTKFSYYSCITAPQDVSDFVQNYEFFPNIEFNQTSHDVINTEITQQSFALGNKIRNSLDKMQVAISECKTKTRQFIIEMKKKSILKENRKLDSQKNIKNNKDIEKYNVDLRMIKTKNLYKLTYIQMPIIKKKLKALSLPLDVQNIIYNFVDLFESFISVYDIKNKLHKDYSNIQRIKVHENNIEIFSLFYYIPILETLEILRYELKSYNFENMIIHNKVIVLLNLIKKKLLNLSLLSDKAIKIYEKLNEIYKNA, translated from the coding sequence ATGATttgtatattaatttacatCCATTTTTGTTGGTCAAGTACTATTGAATACATAGATTGCAGTGTACCCGATACTAAATTTAGTTATTACAGTTGCATTACAGCTCCTCAAGATGTATCAGATTTTGTACAAAACTATGAATTTTTTCCaaatattgaatttaatCAAACTTCTCATGATGTGATAAATACAGAAATAACACAGCAGAGCTTTGCATTAGGCAACAAAATACGTAATTCTTTAGATAAAATGCAAGTTGCAATATCTGAATGTAAAACCAAAACAAGGCAATTTATCATagaaatgaaaaagaaatcAATATTGAAAGAAAATCGAAAATTAGACtctcaaaaaaatatcaagaaCAATAAAGATATAGAGAAATATAATGTAGACCTTAGAATGATCAAGACGAAAAatctatataaattaacttACATTCAAATGCccataattaaaaaaaaattgaaagcGTTATCTTTGCCGCTCGATGTTCAAAACATTATCTATAATTTCGTAGATCTTTTTGAATCTTTTATATCAGTTTAtgacataaaaaataaattacaCAAGGATTATTCGAACATACAAAGAATAAAAGTTCACGAAAACAAcattgaaatattttctttgttttattatataccGATATTAGAAACTTTGGAAATACTAAGGTATGAATTGAAatcatataattttgaaaatatgataataCACAATAAAGTTATTGTATTATtgaatttgataaaaaagaaattgcTAAACTTATCTTTATTGTCGGATAaagcaataaaaatatacgaAAAGTTAAATgagatatataaaaatgcatga